Within Sphingobium sp. SCG-1, the genomic segment CGTCATCAGCGTGACCGTCGCCCACGCCCATAATTTCTCGCCATCGCGCCGCACCGTCCAGCACGCGATCAGTGCACCGATGATCGCTATCACAGGCATTGCCAGCAGTGGGATCGCGACATTGCGCGCCTGCGCGGTGATCGGCTTGGCCTCGCGGATGTTGGCGAGCCACAGCTTCTGCAATTCGGGCGAAAGCTGATAGGCGCTCGTCAGGCATTGCGGCCATGACGCGAAGGCGAAAGCGGCCACCACCGCGCCGACGACCGCGCCCGCCGCCAGCCGCTGTTGCCAGTTCCGCAGCGGCAGGCAGGTCAGCAGCAACATACCGCCCGAGGCTGCGCCGAATATGCCCACCCACACCGGCGAAAGCGCATCGCACACTGGCGCGCGATTGGCGTAGCTGGCGGTCAGCACGAACAGCAGCCCGGTGCCGCCGCCGAGGCTGAGCGCATAGGGTCGCATCCGCCCCGCGGCGCCATCCTCGAACACCCAGCGCAGCGCGATGATGCCGCCCGCCGCGACAAGATAGACGATCATCTCCATGCCGATGGCGAGGGAAAAAGCGCTTGCCAGTCCGGCAACGATTCCGCCGCGCATCCAGTTGCGGTCCACTACGCCCGCCAGCGTCGCGACTGTCAGCGCCAACTGCCAGCCATGGTGATCGATCCGCATCGGCAGGTACATGCTGAGGCCCATCTGCGCCGCCAGAGGCGCGAACGCCGCGACGATCCAGGCATTGCTCCCGGCCAGCCGCCGCACGATGAAGGCGAGGCTCAGCATCATCGGCAATAGCGGCAGCATGGGCGCGACTGCGCAGGCGAGGCGATCTGCCGTCGGGATATCGGTGAACAGGCGGAAGAACATCATCAGTCCGGCGATCGGCAAGTCCACCAGCCGCGACCAGTGGATGTTCGCGCCGCCGGGCGGATCGAGCCGATATTGCCGCAGGTCGTACCAGCCTTGCCCCGCCAGCCAGTCCTTCACCTGCACGAAGCGGATATTGTCGTCGGTGTCGCTCAGCACCAGCCAGTGCACTTGCGACCACATGGCGACGACATAGAAGGACGCGATCCCGACCCAGATGACGAAGGTCAGGAATACCCATTCCTCGTCTGCCTTCGCCGACCAGCGTTCGAGCCGGGGCACCACCGCCTCGCGCCACCACGCCATCTTGCCCGTCGCTCGTCTGTCCATCGTCCCGTCGATCATGCCGCTTCCCATGTCATGCACGCGGGATTAGACCGCGCCGGGCAAAGCGCAAAGGGGTGTCGATGAAAATCATGGAGAAGGCCGCTGCGACGCTGGACGCGCTTCCGCCCGAACGCCGCGCGCTGTTCTGGCAGATCGTGCGCTATGGCCTCATCGGCCTCACCGTGACTGCCATTCAGTCCGTAATCTACTGGACGTTGGCGGCTATCGCGAATGTGCATCCGCAACTCGCCAATCTGGCGGGCTATGTCGCCGCAGTCAGCGCCGGCTATGTTCTCCATGGCGCCTTTACCTTCCGGGATCAGGCGCGCCAGAACCGCAGCGCCACTCGCGCGCCGCGCTTCGTCGCGGTGTCTGCGATCAGCCTCGCCCTCAATGCGCTATGGGTGTGGCTGTGCGTGACCCGGATCGGCTGGCCGGAATGGACACCGATCCCTGCGATGATGACCCTGACGCCGGCCTGCGTGTTCGTGCTGAACCGACAGTGGGTGTTCCGGTAAGCTCGGTTGCTAATCGGCTTCCGGGACTGGCAGTGGGAAGAACCCACGATAGGGTCGAGCTTCGTCCACGGCCCGCGCAAAGGATGGCCGCTCCAGCAATCTTGCACGATAGGCCAGGACATTGGCGAAGCGATCCGCCACGGGATGCACCCAGTGCGCATAGAAAAGGAACGGTGCCGCGCCGCAATCGGCCAGCGTGAACGTCTCTCCGCACGCCCATGTCCGGCCCGCCATCGCATCGTCCAGCCAGGCATAGGCGGTATCGAGCAGTGAACGCGCATCGCGCACGCCGGGCTCGTCCTTCTCGCCTTCAGGCCTCAGCGCATTAAACACGATCTTCTGTTGCGGCGTGGAAATATAGTTGTCGAAGAAACGGTCCATCATTCGCACTCGCAAGGCCGCATCACGATCTTCCGGGATCAGCCGAACCGGCCCCGGATAATGGATGTCCAGATATTCGACGATGATGCTGGCTTCGGCAAGCACCTGTTCCCCATCCTGAAGAACCGGAAACCGCTTTATCGGCCATACCTCCGCCCATTCCGCAGCATTATCCGGCTCGTCGGGCGAAACCATGCGGAGCGTGAACGGGATGTCGTTTTCGTAGAAAGCGATGATCGCTTTTTGACAATAGGAGGAGAAGGGGTGCCCAAATAATTGCAATTCGGCCATTCTCTTCTCCCCCGATTATCAGCGCAGCATCAATGTACGAAACGCGCCACCACGTCGCGGTAGCTGCGGCTGACCTTCACCTGCGCGCCGCTGTCCAGCACCAGGAAGCATTCGCCATTGGTGTGGGGTTTCACTTGCCGCACCTGTGAGAGGTTGACGATGGTGGAACGATGCACACGCTGGAAATTGCGCGGATCGAGGCGCTTTTCCAGATCCTTCATCGTCTCGCGCAGGATCAGCGAATTGTCGGCGGTGTAGATGCACATATAGTCACCCGCCGCGTCGATCCGCTCGATGCTGTCGACATCGACGCGGAAGATCTGCCCGCGATCCTTGATGTTGATGAGCTTCTCATAGCGGCTGGCGGCGTGACCGTCTTCCTCTGGCGCGAAGTCGCTCATCGCCTGGGGTGCGACTTCGGCCAATACTTCGCGCAGCCGCTCGACTTCCTGCACCTGACGCTTTTCATTGAGGCGCTGGCGCACGCGATCCAGCGCATCGGCGAGACGATCCGGCTCCACCGGCTTCATCAGATAATCGACGGCCTGCGCCTCGAACGCGCGAATCGCATGATCGGCATAGGCCGTCACGAAGATGAACAGCGGCGGCTCGATCTCCATCATGCCCTGCACCACCGAAAAACCGTCGAATCCGGGCATCTGTATGTCGAGGAAGACGAGGTCGGGCTTATGCGTCTTGATCGCGCGGATGGCCTCTCGGCCATTCTGGCAGGTTTCGATGATTTCCACATCCTCATGCGGTTCGAGGCGGAGCTGCATGCCCTGTATGGCAAGGCTCTCATCATCGACGAGGATTGTTCTGATTGTCATGCGGCCACTTTCATTGGATCTTCCGTAATCAGCGGCATTTCGATGGTGACCGAAAAACCGCCGCCGGGCGTGGAACGCGCTTCGAAGCTGTGGCGTTCCCCGTAGGCCTGAAACAACCTGTCACGAATATTCGCCAATCCCACGCCCGTCGAGAGACTTGGCCGAGGCGCGATTTCATTCAATCCCGGACCGGTATCGGACACGACGATCCGGACGTTTTCACCGGCAGGCTGCGCCACGACCGTGATTTCCGCGCCTTCTTCCTTGGGCGTCACGGCATATTTGATGGCATTCTCAACCAGGGGCTGAAGCAATAACGACGGGAGCCTGGCATGAGCCACCGCGGGATCGATGCTGAACGCGGGACGTAAGCGATCCTCGAACCGCATCTTCTCGATCTCCAGGTACAGCTTCAGCGTCTCGACCTCCTGCTCCAGCGTCACTTGCGCGGTAGGCTCGTTGATCAGCGTGTAGCGCAGGAAGGAGGACAGGCGCGATAACATGGCATTGGCGCGGTCGGTCTGCTTCAAAAGCACCAGCGTGGAGATGCTGTTGAGCGTATTGAACAGGAAGTGCGGATTGAGCTGATAGCGCAGCATGGCGAGCTGCGCGTTGCTTGCCTGTAATTCCAGCCGCTGCAACTGGTCGGATTGCTCCTCCACCGTCAGATAGAAGTTGATCGCATAATAGAGCGCCGACCATGCGCCGAGCAGGGTCACCGTCAGATAGAAAGCACCAAGGAAGAGTTGCAGCCCCGCCGTCGCGCTCGACTGGTTCTGCGTCGCGAACACCCATGCATCGATAAAAGCGCACAGGGCAGCGGCGGCTACCACCGAAATGATCGAGACGCCCCACGTCACGATCGGCCGCTGCTGGAGCAGGTTGCGGAAGATGACGGCCATCAGCAACGTCACCGAATAGCCCGATATGGTGGAGATCAGCACTGGGACGAGGAACGATAACTCCTGCCCGTTCGCTACGCCCGACGCACCGCGAAGCACGAAAGTGCCGAGCCAGCCAAGCGATTGCAGGTTCCAGAAGGCCCGGTTCTTGTCCGCGAAAAACGGCTGCGGCTGAAGGGGATTGACCGACATGGGCCGAGACTTAGCGGCTTTTACCCGGATCGAGAAGGCTCCTCATGATCCTTCTTCGACGCCTGTTGGCAGGATCAGGCCGCTAACGTCTTGTCCGCATCTTCGGGGACGCGGCTGCCGTTGGGCAATACCCAGACGAGATCCTCCATGGCCAGTTCGCGGCCGTCATGTGCGAAGATCTTAACGGGCTTAATGGGCTTGCCGTCGCGCGTGTCGCATAGCTGAGGCTTGGAATGAGCGCAGCACTCCCATTTTTCGCCCCATTGGCGCAGCGCGACCATCATCGGCGCCAGTTCCTTCGCCTTCTGAGTCATGCGATATTCAACCTTGCGCCGGTCGCAACTCATCGGCTCGCGCAGTAATATACCCTTCTCGACCAGCCGGGTCAGGCGATTGGCTAGAATGTTGCGGGCAATGCCAAGATTGCTCTGGAACTCTTCGAAATGCTTGAGACCACTGATCGCCCCACGCAAGATCATGAAAGACCAGCGCTCCCCCATCGCTTCAAGGGCGTTGGGAAACGGGCACTCCTCAAAGACCTCGTCGAGCTTCTCTATCATAACCAGCTATGTTAGTCCGATTCGCGGCGGGTTGCAAAAAGCAATTTATACATTCGCGCACATTGATCGGGAATTAACCTCCCAAAATGGTAATTTTTTGTTGCGTAACAGAGGCAACACCGCACAACGGGTGTCATGTTACGTCAGTACGAACTTGTTGAACGTGTGAAAAGCTACGATCCGGATGCGGACGAGGCAATGATAAACCGTGCCTACGTCTTTTCCGTTCAGAAGCATGGCAGTCAAAAACGCGCGAGCGGCGACCCCTATTTCAGCCACCCCATCGAAGTTGCAGGCATTCTGACTGACCTGTATCTCGACGATCAGACGATCGTGACTGCGTTGTTGCACGATACGATAGAAGACACACTCGTCACGTATGAAGAGATCGAGAGCGCATTCGGCAGGGATGTAGCGCGGCTGGTCGATGGCGTGACCAAGCTCAGCAAGATCGAGGCGCAGTCGGAAAACGAGCGCGCCGCGGAGAATCTGCGCAAGTTCCTGCTCGCCATGTCGGACGACATCCGCGTGCTGCTGGTGAAGCTCGCCGATCGGCTGCACAACATGCGCACGCTGCACTTCATCAAGAACCCGGACAAGCGCAAGCGCATCGCGAAGGAGACGATGGACATTTACGCGCCGCTCGCCGAGCGGATCGGAATGTATGATTTCATGCGCGAGATGCAGCTTCTTGCCTTCCGCGAACTCGAACCCGAAGCCTATGACAGCATCACCAAGCGTCTGGAGCAACTGAAGGAAGGCGGCGAGGACAAGGTTGCCCGCATCGCCGCTGGCCTGCAACTACTGCTCGGCAGCAACGACGTGCGCGTGACGGTCTCAGGCCGGGAGAAGCATCCCTTCTCGATCTGGAAGAAGATGCAGGAACGACATATCAGCTTCGAGCAACTGACCGACGTCATGGCCTTCCGCGTCATCACGGAAAGCACGGAGGAATGCTATCACGCGCTCGGCGTGATCCACCAGAAGTTCAAGATGGTGCCCGGTCGCTTCAAGGATTACATCTCGACGCCCAAGCGCAATGGGTACCGGTCGATCCATACGACCGTGATCCACGACGAAAACGCCCGTATCGAAATCCAGATTCGCAGCAAGGACATGCACCACAACAGCGAGTTCGGCCTTGCCGCGCATTGGGCCTATAAGCAGTCCACGCATGGCTCGGAAAAAAAGCCGGACGCGCAAGCGGCCTGGCTGCGCGATCTTGTCGAAATCCTGGAACAGAGCCAGGACGCCGACGAACTTCTCGAACATACCCGCATGGCGATGTATCAGGACCGCATCTTCGCCTTCAGTCCCAAGGGTGAGTTGCATCAGTTGCCGAAGGGTTCGACGCCAGTCGATTTCGCCTATGCTGTCCACACGCGCCTCGGCAACCAGACAGTCGGGGCGAAGGTCAACGGGCGAGTCGTGCCGCTGCGCACGCGCCTCGAAAATGGCGATCAGGTTGAGATCCTTAAGTCCGACGGGCAGGAGCCGCAGCCCGGCTGGCTGACGTTTGTCGGCACTGGCAAGGCGCGCGCCGCGATCCGCCGCCATATCCGCAATAAGCAGCGCGGGGAGCAGATTGCGCTGGGCGAAAAGCTGTACGAGGAAATCGCCAGCCGCCTGCCGGTAGAGATCGGCGAGAAGGGCATGAACGCGGGTCTCAAGCGCCTGAAGCTGGAAGACCGCGCAGCGCTGATGATCGCGATCGCGACGCATCGCGTCACCGATGCCGAAGTTATGGAAGCCCTCATTCCCGGTTCCACGACAGCGGAGGGATCAGAGGAAGCGCACCCGCGCCAGCATGAAGCCGTGTCGATCCGGGGTCTGACGCCCGGTATCGCCTATGTGTTGGGCGAATGCTGCCACCCTGTGCCGGGCGACCGCATCGTAGGCCTGCGCCGAGTCGGCGTGCCGATCGAAGTCCACACGATTGACTGCAAGATGCTGGAAAACAGTCAGGATGCCGACTGGGTTGATCTCGACTGGGACGCCAAGTCGAAGGGCGGCACCGCGCGTCTCTCGATTATCGTCAAGAACCAGCCGGGCGCACTCGCTTCGGTCGCCAATATCTTCGGCGCGAACAAGGCGAACATCCTGAACTTGCAGCTCGTCAATCGCGAGGGACCGTTCCACACCGATATCATCGATCTGGAAGTGAGTGACGCGCAGCATTTAATGCGCATTATCTCAGCCTTGCGGTCCCTCGATATCGTGGTGCAGGCAGATCGGGTCTAAGAGGACGGCGCTTAATTCGGCAGTGTTGTCGCCGCGTCCTCTTCGGCGCGCTGAATAGGCGGCGTTTCGACATCGCTGCGGGTTGTGCCGCGCGAGGATCTCACATCCTGCGACGCGGGCGGAATGACGCGATACTCGTCCACCAGCTTCTTGGTCCGGTTCTGCGCCTTGGCGACACCTGCCGCCGCGATGATATCGAGTACGGTGATGCCGACCACCATCGCCATCGCGATGAGAGCGGCGTCGCGTTTCGGATTGGTCGGCCGCAGCGCCGTTGCCAGCGTGGCGAGGTCCAAGCCATCGCCCAGCACACGGCTGACCAGCCCGGCTTTCGGATCGAGCGATAGTGTCGGCACCCCGGCGGCAAGCTCCCGCACACCATAAGCGCGCACCAGCCCTTCCTTGCCTTCCATGCCAAGCGCTCGGGTAATGCGCCCTGGCGCCACCAGTTCGGCAACGCCGAGGCCGACGCTGAACCAGCCAAGGAACCGCGCCAGCCGTTCGGGCTGCGTCATCGAACTTGGTGTATTGCGGGTGGAGGCGTCCCCTGATTGATGGGCACGTGAGATGTTGGTGATGGCGTTCATTTTCTCTCCTTTCCCTCTGGCTTCATCGCTGGAGCATCATTCCAAAGCCGGCGCCCGCCCGTCTCCGAACGAGCGGCTGTGAATCAGGAGAGACAATCGCGTGCGCGGGATTACGTTCCCTAACAAGGGTTTATGTCGGTCTGTATTGGCGCGTGCTTTTGTGGGAGGGTGCGCTACCGCTCTTCGCCGCCGCACAGCACTCGGCCCGCGCCGTTGTGCTTCACAGTGCACGCTGCCTTGCCCTGCACCAGCACATCGCCCGACCCGAACGCGCTGACGTCCGCTGTCGCCGAAGCCGTGGCGCTGATGCTCCCCGTCCCCTCATTCACCAGCCTGGCATCGCGCGAGACGAGCGCGTCGGCCGTCAACACGCCCGGCCCGGACACCCGCATGTCCGCGCGCCCGGCCTTGCCCGCTAGCGTGACGCGCCCCGCACCGGACAGCAGCACGCTGACCTGATCGAGCGCTACGGCACCGATGCTTATATCGCCGCCGCCGCCTAGCATGATGTCACCACGCTGCCCGCGCATCTTGTCGATCGTCAGCGATCCGCCACCGGTCAGCGTCGCCCGCCGCAAATCATCAGTCGACAACCGCAATGTCACTGGCCCGCCGCCGCCCTTCTCCTCGGGCCGTCGCGGCTTCATCCGGATGACGAGCAGATTGCCGGATACCTGCATGTCTACGCGGTCCAGCGCATCACGGTCGCCATCGCCCTTGGCCGTCACGCCCATGCCGGTCGTGACGAACACCCGGACCGGAGCATCCACCCGGATGCTGTCGAAGCGTGTGATCGTATAGCCTTGCGTCGCGGCGGCAGCGGGCGCGGACGCTGCCAGCAAGGGCAGGAGAAAAGCGAAGCGGATCATAATGCGCCTAGATCGCACAGCATTTATCACCACCGCGTTAACCCTAATCCGAACAATTCGCCTCGCCAGAGCCAATCACGGAAAGTTTGCACTTCGCGCCGCCGCGCACTGTCGCATTGCCCGATCCCATGATGTCGATCGACACCGCGCCGCCGGAATTGAGGCTCACGTCGCCCGATCCCAACACGTCGATGCTTCCGCCGCCCGCTTTCAGCGCCGAAGCGTCGATATCGCCCGATCCGGTGGCGGCGAGTTCAACCTCACGTGCCGCGCCGGCGAGCCGCATTGCGCCCGATCCGGTAAGATCTGCCTTCAGGTTCTCCAATGTTCCGCCGCCCAGGGTCAAGTCGCCGGACCCGGTGAGCGAGAGCGTCAGGCGCGGCCCCTTGGCCGTGCCGATCCGCATGTCGCCTGACCCCGTCAGCGCAGCTTTTTCGATCGCGGGCATGGCAACACGGATCGTCGCGCCCTTGTCGCTCACGCTCCATAACGTGTTGAGACCCTTTTTTCGCCCGATCTTGAGGGTGCCGCCGTCCACACCGATTTCAATGCGTTCCAGAACCTTTGAGTCACCTTCCGCCGTGACCTTGAACGCAGGTCCGACCGTCACGATCACATTGTCCGGGCCTGCCGATTCGATGCCGCTGAAGTTCTTGAATCCTGAGAGATCGCTCGTCGCGGCGACGCCATTCTCGATCCCGTCATCGCCCTTGATGTTCACCGAGCAGCCCGCCAGGCTCGCCAGCAAAAGGGGAAGCGCTAGACTCATGAGCAGGCTTCTGGACATTCTTCATCTCCCAACTGTATTGCCCGCATAATACAGAAAGGCTGTTCGGTGCAAAGTGGAAATAGCGGCAGCCTGGTCCTCAGGCTCCCGCAACGAAAAAGGGCGCCCCTCGCAGGACGCCCTTCCAGTGTCGCATTTGCCCTAGTGGGCTCAGTCGACCTTTTCCTTGTTATATTTGGGTGCAGCTTCATTAAGGATCTGCAGGATCTTCTTCAGCGCACCCGGTTCGTCCGTCTCTTCCATTGCCGCAAGTTCGCGGGCAAGGCGGCTCGACGCCGCTTCGAAGATCTGGCGCTCGGAATAGCTCTGCTCAGGCTGATCGTCGGCCCGGAACAGATCGCGCGTCACTTCGGCGATCGACACCAGGTCGCCCGAGTTGATCTTCGCTTCATATTCCTGCGCACGGCGTGACCACATGGTCCGCTTGACCTTCGGCTTGCCCTTCAGAGTATCCATCGCTTCTTCGAGCGTCTTGTTGGAGGAAAGCTTGCGCATCCCCACGCCTTCGGCTTTATTGGTGGGCACGCGGAGCGTCATGCGCTCTTTTTCGAAACGCAGTACATAAAGCTCCAGCTCCATGCCCGCGATCTGCTCTTTCTGCAGTTCGACTACACGGCCAACGCCATGCTTGGGGTAAACGACATAATCACCAACGTCAAAGGACAGCGCTTTGGCAGCCATTTGGAACCTTTCCATCACAACAGGAGAAACCGGTGTCGCGCAGCTGCATGTAATACGGGCATACATGCGGCGAATTCCGCAACGTCACCTTAAGATCATGGGACGATTTCACTCCACACGGACGCGACGGCGCCCGCTGCTGCGAAGCATATAGCAGATTCACAACAAAATTACCAGCCCGCGCATTATAAAGCGGTACGAGCGTCGCAGGAGAGTTAATATACTAAGTGCTCACCCGAACTTCTCGCGAATGTCAGTCGCCCGAACCGGGTTCTGCCGAGAAGTATTTCTCGAATTTGCCTTCTTCATCTTTGAAGGCGTCGGCATCAGCAGGCGCTTCGCCCTTTACGGTGATGTTCGGCCACTCGGCGGAGAATTTGGTGTTAAGCTCCAGCCACTTCTCAAGACCATTCTCGGTATCGGGAAGGATCGCTTCGGCAGGGCACTCAGGTTCGCACACACCGCAGTCGATGCATTCGCTCGGGTTGATGACCAGCATGTTCTCGCCTTCGTAGAAGCAGTCGACGGGACATACTTCGACGCAATCCATATATTTGCAGCGGATGCAGGCGTCGGTCACGACGTAGGTCATTGCAGGGGCCTTTTTTCCCGAATTCGGATTGCGCCCTGCTATGCGTCGCCTCGCCCTGCGTCAACAGGATAGGGCGATGCGCGGCACTGCTTTGTGTCAGCCGCCGACAACTATTTCTTCATAGCAGGCCTGCGCCTCCGGAGCGGGACCGCGCCGTTGCGGCAAGCTACTGACGCGCACCACGCGCACCTTCTGCCCATAGGGGAAGGTGATGAGGTCGCCCGCACGGACGATCGTATGGGATCGCTCGACCCTGCGGCCATTGATCCGGATGTGCCCTTCCTCCGCCAGCTTCTGCGCGCTGGTACGGCTGCTCGCCAGGCGCGTGAACCAGAGATATTTGTCGATCCGAAGCGTCGGGCTGCTCGCGCCCATGCTGAGGGCCCGCTCAGCCATTGCGCCCCAGTAGCGCCGCAAGTCCTGCAAAGGCGGAGCCTGCCGAAGGGGAAGGCGCGGCGGCAGGCGCAGGTTTTTGCGCCGGGCGCAGCCCGGTGTTGCTATTCCGTGGCTGCCGCTCCGGCGCTTTCGCCTTCTGCCGCCCGCGGAATGCCCAGTTTGGCTTGCCTTCCTCCCCTTCGACGGGACGAAAACCCGCCGCCCGCATCAATTGCAGGAAGCCGGGCTCCTGCAATCCCAGCGACACGATCCGGGGATCGGCGGCATGGAACGGCTCACCCTTGGCGATGGTCTCATGCGCCGCCCGCGCCATGCGTTCTGCCATGTCGATCCGCACGAACTGCGGGCCGAAGCCCCGGAACCCGGCAACCCGCGCGCCCGCTTCGGCATCGCGTCCCTCCAGCGCCAGCAACGTCGCGCCAGCCGGGGGCAGCGGGAGCATCGGCGTACCCTTACGCGCGGCGATCAAAGCCATCCGCCAGAGTGCGGCACCCGGCTTCAACAGGCCGGGATGGAAGATATCGAGCACGCCCACGGTGATGCCGGACTTTCGCAGAATATAGCGCTGATCCTTATCGAGATGCGCCAGCGCCTCGTCGATCTCGACTCGCTCGATGATCCCGCCGGCGTCCGCCAGTTGCGCGAATACGGCGCGCACCACGGGCACGACCTCGGGATCGCTCGCCGCCGCCGCCATCTTCACCAGCGGCAGAAGGTGGCGCTCCTTCTGCGCGGTCATCCATGCGCCGAGCCGGTCAGCGACGCGCTTCTGCACATCCTGCCCCAGCCCCAGCAGGCCGCGATCCAGCCGCAATTCGGGCGTCATCAGCGTCTGGCCATTGTGCAGGGTGGCAACGGGAACGCCATCCCAAAGGATCGTCGGCATGTCGCCCTGGCCCGGCGCCAGCACCAAAGCGGCATCGGGCGCCGCCAGTAATTCGTCCACTTTCACGCGCAATATCGCCCCAAGTCGTTTCTCTGCGGCTGCCAGCAACATGCGCCGGTCCTCTCCACGGGCATCGGGATCGACCGAGAAACGAAATCCGTCAAGCCGTCCAATCGATTCTCCGTCCATGTTGACCGATCCATCTTCGTCCACTGTGACCGGTAGTTGCGAGATATTCTGCCCCATATCGCGCAGCAGTACCGCCGTCCTCCGGTCCACGAAGCGCTGTGTGAGCGCGGCATGCAGCGCGTCCGACAGCTTCTCTTCCAGCGCCCGCGTCCGCTCCGCCATCTCGGCCGGATATTCGAGCCAGTCGGGGCGGTGCGCGATGTACGACCATGTCCGCGCCGCCGCGATTCGGCCTGAGAGCGTGTCGATGTCACCCTGCACCGTATCGAGCCCCGCGATGTGTTGCGCGAACCAGTCGCGGGGGATGTAGCCTTGCCCCTCGGACAGAAAGCGCCAGAGCCGCGAGACCATCCGCGCATGATGATCCGCGCCGAGCTTCTGGAAATCGGGTAGCCCGCAAGCGGACCAAAGACGCCGCACCTGCTGCCGGTTCCGCGCCCGCTCGATCACCAGCGGATCGTCGGCCATGCGTTTCAGGACCGAGAGATCGACGGCTTGCGGTGCGGCGCGGAGTTCGGGCACCTCCGGGCGTGCTTCCAGATCGGCGATCAGCCCTTCCAGCGTGTCGCAACGCGGCGCGCCGTCGCGCCAGTAGAGAAAGTCGAGCGACGGAAAGCGATGCTCCTCGATTGCCTCGATTTCCTCTGGCGTGAACGCAGAGTCGCTGCCTTCGCCGCCGAGCGATCCGAAGGTGCCGTCGCGATGATGTCGCCCAGCGCGCCCCGCAATCTGCGCCATTTCGGTGATCGACAGGCGGCGGGTGCGGTGTCCGTCGAACTTGCGCAACGACGCAAAAGCGACATGCGCCACATCCAGGTTAAGCCCCATGCCGATCGCGTCGGTCGCGACCAGATAGTCGACCTGGCCCTCCATGAACATCTTCACTTGCGCATTGCGCGTGCTCGGCGAAAGCGCGCCCATCACTACCGCCGCGCCACCGCGCAGCCGCCGTAGCATCTCGGCCACGGCATAGACTTCCTCAGCCGAGAAGGCGACGACGGCGGAG encodes:
- the fdxA gene encoding ferredoxin FdxA codes for the protein MTYVVTDACIRCKYMDCVEVCPVDCFYEGENMLVINPSECIDCGVCEPECPAEAILPDTENGLEKWLELNTKFSAEWPNITVKGEAPADADAFKDEEGKFEKYFSAEPGSGD
- a CDS encoding RNA-binding S4 domain-containing protein: MAERALSMGASSPTLRIDKYLWFTRLASSRTSAQKLAEEGHIRINGRRVERSHTIVRAGDLITFPYGQKVRVVRVSSLPQRRGPAPEAQACYEEIVVGG
- a CDS encoding helicase-related protein, producing the protein MAQFARSAVTAVLGPTNTGKTHLAVERLCGHSSGMMGFPLRLLAREVYERVVAIKGRESVALITGEEKICPPKARYFLCTVESMPVEGDYAFVALDEAQLGSDPERGHVFTDRLLRARGREETMILGSSIIAPLVRKLVPDAEIIGRPRFSTLSYAGAKKLSRLPKRSAVVAFSAEEVYAVAEMLRRLRGGAAVVMGALSPSTRNAQVKMFMEGQVDYLVATDAIGMGLNLDVAHVAFASLRKFDGHRTRRLSITEMAQIAGRAGRHHRDGTFGSLGGEGSDSAFTPEEIEAIEEHRFPSLDFLYWRDGAPRCDTLEGLIADLEARPEVPELRAAPQAVDLSVLKRMADDPLVIERARNRQQVRRLWSACGLPDFQKLGADHHARMVSRLWRFLSEGQGYIPRDWFAQHIAGLDTVQGDIDTLSGRIAAARTWSYIAHRPDWLEYPAEMAERTRALEEKLSDALHAALTQRFVDRRTAVLLRDMGQNISQLPVTVDEDGSVNMDGESIGRLDGFRFSVDPDARGEDRRMLLAAAEKRLGAILRVKVDELLAAPDAALVLAPGQGDMPTILWDGVPVATLHNGQTLMTPELRLDRGLLGLGQDVQKRVADRLGAWMTAQKERHLLPLVKMAAAASDPEVVPVVRAVFAQLADAGGIIERVEIDEALAHLDKDQRYILRKSGITVGVLDIFHPGLLKPGAALWRMALIAARKGTPMLPLPPAGATLLALEGRDAEAGARVAGFRGFGPQFVRIDMAERMARAAHETIAKGEPFHAADPRIVSLGLQEPGFLQLMRAAGFRPVEGEEGKPNWAFRGRQKAKAPERQPRNSNTGLRPAQKPAPAAAPSPSAGSAFAGLAALLGRNG
- a CDS encoding CarD family transcriptional regulator, with the protein product MAAKALSFDVGDYVVYPKHGVGRVVELQKEQIAGMELELYVLRFEKERMTLRVPTNKAEGVGMRKLSSNKTLEEAMDTLKGKPKVKRTMWSRRAQEYEAKINSGDLVSIAEVTRDLFRADDQPEQSYSERQIFEAASSRLARELAAMEETDEPGALKKILQILNEAAPKYNKEKVD